The Microcoleus sp. FACHB-68 genome contains the following window.
GCAAGCCTTCCAGCGGTGGCGCGTCAAGAAACAATTGGGGCAGTCCTTTAATACGTTAATGACTAAATGGCTTAAGCCCAGCCTTTAGAAGTTGCCGGTGAAAAATTAAAATTTGTAGGTTGCCGGTTTTAAGGGACTTCTTGCAGATATTAATTTTTTAACCGCAGATAAACGCAAATAATTCCAAGAACTTTACGCCCATTTTAATTGGGCTAATTTCTGGGCGGGATAAACATACCAGCGATGCAACCTTTCTAATTCCTTATCCAGGGAGAGAGTCTGAGGAAATTCCGGGCAGGGATAGCCTAATTCTCGTAAGCCGGCAACCACTGTGCAAGGGGCAACCCACCATTGCTGACTTAGTTGCAGCAAGTTTATCGGCTTGTCTGGGAAGTTTTTTAGGTAATTTTGTAAATGTGCTTTTAACTCTGGCGCGGTAGGCATTTGTGGCACTTGATCGCACACATAAACCTGCTGCGGTTTTCCAATTGCTAACAACCACTGCAAATGACTCCCAGAAGGCGGCAGCGTCCATAATATAAAAGCATCACAAATATGCCGAGGACGATCATACTCAATTTCACAATTGGCTAAATCTGCCGGCATCTCTGGCTTACCGGCACCATAAATCAAAACTCTCCCGTGCAATTGCGACAATAATTGATTAAAATCGTCAGCTTTCACCCATTCGGGCACAATTTGAATTGCCGGCGCTTTCGGGTAAAGAAGGGTAAGTGTTGGTTTATTAGAATAGCTAGAATTAGGGGATTTAAGAATTTTTCTTACTCTCCCACTCTCTTCCCCACTATTATCGGGAAGTCGCACACCGGCTAACTCTAATTCAACAGTCGAGTTGCCATTCCAGTTATTTTCTTTTAATTGAAAAGCGACATCAACTCGCGTCGGCAAGGGAAAGTAATCTCCCCAGCGCCACGCAACTGCTTTAATTCGTGCCGGCGGCTGGCAAGTTAACGCATCGGCTTCTTGCACAAGGGTGACTTTAATATGTCCTTTGCCAATCGGTTTTTGCTCAACCACGCGCACATTTGGCGTCCAAAAAACAGGTTCTCGATTGTCAATACCGCAGGGTTGCAGGGCATCAATTTGCTGATAAAGGTCTAAATTAATTTGATGCAAATTAACAAGAGTATCGATTTGCACCAGTGGTTTCAGGTGTGCGGGATCTAGGCATTTGTGAGCAAATTTACTAAGACGTTCCCGCAGCGCTTCTACATTGCCGGCTGCCATCGAAAAGCCGCCGGCTGCCCGATGTCCGCCATATTTTCCTAATAAATCATCGCAAAACTGTAGCGCTTCAAATATATTAAATTCTGGAATACTTCGTGCTGAACCTCGGATGTGTTCTTCGCTTTCAAAAGTTCCGATAAACACCGGCACTCCGTAACGTTCCACTAACCGCGAGGCAACAATCCCAATCACGCCGTGATGCCAGTTTGGTTGCACAACCACTAAAACACGATCTTGCTGTAAATCTACATCGCTGTTTTCAATATATGCAATCGCTTCTTGTTCAATTTGGGCACAAAGTTGCTGCCGGCGCTCGTTAATTTGCTCGCACTGCATTGCTCTTTCAAGTGCTAACCCCATGTCATCTGTTGTGAGCAATTCAATCACAATTTGGGGATCGCCAATTCGTCCCACTGCATTAATTCTAGGGCCAAGACGAAACCCAATATCTTCAGGTTTTAAAGTTTTTGAATCTTTAATCGGTGCTTGAGAACTTTCTCCCCCCTTCCCCCTGGCAGAAACACCGGCAACTTGAATTAATGCCTGCACACCGGCTAATTTCGAGTTTGGTAATTGTCGCAATCCCAGTTTTACCCACCGCCGGTTGACGCCGGTTAAAGGTGCTAAATCAGCAATCGTGCCGAGTGTCATCAATTCTCGCAGGGGATGAATTAATCCGTGAGTTTTGTCAAGTTTTTGGGCAAGGGTAATCGCGAGAATATAAGCAACCCCAACACCGGCAACACCTCGATAGGGAGAATCTTCTCGAATCAGTTTAGGATTCAAAATTGCATTTGCCGGCGGCAATTTTTCGGGGATGTCGTGGTGATCGGTGATAATAATTTTTAAGCCAAGCTGACGCGCTCTATCTACAGGATCGTAAGCAGAAATGCCGTTATCTACGGTTAAAATGAGCTGGACGCCATCGCTGTGAAATTCTTCAACAATGCGCCGGTTGATGCCGTAACCTTCTTGCATCCGGCTGGGAATGGCGTAATCTACGCTCGCGCCTAACCACCGCAATGCTCTAATTAATAAGGCGGTGCTCGTCATGCCATCGGCGTCATAGTCACCGCAGATTGCGATTTTATGTTGGGATGCGATCGCTTCTTGCAACAACTCCACACTCATTGCTAAGTCGGGAAATTCATCGACTGGGGAGGGTAACAGCAAGGAGTCTGGGTTTAAATACGCTTGTGCTTGCGCCGGCGTCTCAATGCCTCGATCAATCAACACCTGTGCCAGTACCGAGGATAAGCCGGTTGCCGCTGCCAGTTGTGCCGCTAATTCTGGCTTTTGGGGGAAAATCTGCCACCGCTGATTGGGTAGCCGGTTATTCCGAGGAGGCTGATGGCTTAGTTCGTCTAACACAGCAGTTTTAATTCCAGTACATTTAGCCAATCATAGTGGCTAGTGGCGAGTTTGGGTTGCCGGTGCCGGCATCACCCCTAAGAAAGCGACTGTAACTCAGGCTGCCGGTGGAAACTCCAACCCTAAAACGAGAAAATCAACCTCGCTCGATTACACCCAAAACTGGAAAATGATGATTTAGGTTAAGCTTTTTATCATCTACAATCAACAATTATCAAGGGCATCAGGGTGAATGATCGATCTAAGTCAGCTCGCTCCCGATTCTACCATCGGCCACCTTCCCACCCACCACTTTCTAGTGAGTCTCTCGACACCTGGGAAGCTTGTCGCAAAAACATTTGCCTATCAACCGGATATCCCTGGCGTCATCATTACCAGTAACCTGCGGATGGTGGGGATGATTTCTCGGCGCAAGTTTCAAGAATGGATGAGTCAACCCTATAACGTTGATCTTTATATGCAGCGCCCGATTCAAGTGCTGTTAGATTCTGTCAAAACTCCCCCTCTACAGCTCAATGACACTTGCGGAATTGATGAGGCTGCTCGAATTGCGCTCAATCGCTCTGAAGATTTAGTTTATGAACCGATTGTAGTGCTGTGTGATGACAAAAGTTATCGCTTACTAGATATGCAGGTGCTTCTGCTAGGCTTGTCGCAAATGTTAACGCTTTCAAATGAGATTATCCGATTGCAAAAAATTGAAAATTTAGAATATCTTTCCAGGCTCCAGCGAGAACAAGATAAAGGAAAAGGATATACGCAATTATTAGAATTTAATTTGTTGGAAATTCAAAAACAAAATCAGAAGTTAACTTTTCAGCAATCCAAGTTGATCAAACAATCTAAAAAAATTGCCCAGCTCAATCAGCAATTTGTTGAAATCGGCAAACTGCTTTCTATCGAAGGTAGAAATGCTTTTTATGCCACCTTTACAGGAGTGAATGCGATTTGCCGCAACACCGATCAAATTGTTGATATTGGCAGAGCCTTAGCAAAAGAGCTAGAAACTGTTAATACGGCTTCTGTACAGATTTCCAAAGTCAGCCAGCAAGTCCGTTACTTGGCGGTACAGGCGGCGGTTGTCGCCAATCGCGCAGGCGGGCAATTTAATGAATTCAGTAA
Protein-coding sequences here:
- the recJ gene encoding single-stranded-DNA-specific exonuclease RecJ, which produces MLDELSHQPPRNNRLPNQRWQIFPQKPELAAQLAAATGLSSVLAQVLIDRGIETPAQAQAYLNPDSLLLPSPVDEFPDLAMSVELLQEAIASQHKIAICGDYDADGMTSTALLIRALRWLGASVDYAIPSRMQEGYGINRRIVEEFHSDGVQLILTVDNGISAYDPVDRARQLGLKIIITDHHDIPEKLPPANAILNPKLIREDSPYRGVAGVGVAYILAITLAQKLDKTHGLIHPLRELMTLGTIADLAPLTGVNRRWVKLGLRQLPNSKLAGVQALIQVAGVSARGKGGESSQAPIKDSKTLKPEDIGFRLGPRINAVGRIGDPQIVIELLTTDDMGLALERAMQCEQINERRQQLCAQIEQEAIAYIENSDVDLQQDRVLVVVQPNWHHGVIGIVASRLVERYGVPVFIGTFESEEHIRGSARSIPEFNIFEALQFCDDLLGKYGGHRAAGGFSMAAGNVEALRERLSKFAHKCLDPAHLKPLVQIDTLVNLHQINLDLYQQIDALQPCGIDNREPVFWTPNVRVVEQKPIGKGHIKVTLVQEADALTCQPPARIKAVAWRWGDYFPLPTRVDVAFQLKENNWNGNSTVELELAGVRLPDNSGEESGRVRKILKSPNSSYSNKPTLTLLYPKAPAIQIVPEWVKADDFNQLLSQLHGRVLIYGAGKPEMPADLANCEIEYDRPRHICDAFILWTLPPSGSHLQWLLAIGKPQQVYVCDQVPQMPTAPELKAHLQNYLKNFPDKPINLLQLSQQWWVAPCTVVAGLRELGYPCPEFPQTLSLDKELERLHRWYVYPAQKLAQLKWA
- a CDS encoding chemotaxis protein, with translation MIDLSQLAPDSTIGHLPTHHFLVSLSTPGKLVAKTFAYQPDIPGVIITSNLRMVGMISRRKFQEWMSQPYNVDLYMQRPIQVLLDSVKTPPLQLNDTCGIDEAARIALNRSEDLVYEPIVVLCDDKSYRLLDMQVLLLGLSQMLTLSNEIIRLQKIENLEYLSRLQREQDKGKGYTQLLEFNLLEIQKQNQKLTFQQSKLIKQSKKIAQLNQQFVEIGKLLSIEGRNAFYATFTGVNAICRNTDQIVDIGRALAKELETVNTASVQISKVSQQVRYLAVQAAVVANRAGGQFNEFSKVTSEIGKLVTQTFDAGRQVDQLANRFKRRVQELTESARQGATVAKSLVQKIERAEGALSELEELVKHPNSYITSATPEKGIIEEITEAQSLMQKIEQAEGALTEIEDVVKQQELLRLIQKIDGVLSRHRQKLLQ